Below is a genomic region from Escherichia ruysiae.
TGTTGCCTGACCGCCCGCTGGTAGACGACCCTGCCACAGTTTTTCACCGTTGCTCATGTTGTAAGCGCGCAGGTAGTTATCTGCCGTAGCGGCAATAAACAGCACGTTACCCGCCGTGGAGATTGGTCCGCCGAGCATCGGCATACCCATATTAAACGGCACCGGAACGGGCATCGGGAACGGCATACTGTCCTGCGGCGTACCAATACGTTTCTTCCACACCACTTCATTGGTTTTCAGATCCAGTGCCGAGATGTAACCCCATGCTGGTTGTTTACACGGCAGACCAAACGGTGAAAGGAACGGGTTAAGCGTGACGCCATACGGCACGCCGTACTGCGGCTGAATACCGGATTCCGTACCCGTGCCTTTGGCATCTTTCGGCTGTTCCATCGGGTTGCCAGGACCGCGTGGGATCAGTTTCGAAACAAACGGCAGCGCCATTGGGTTGGCAATTGCCACTTCACGATTCGGATCAACGGAAATCCCGCCCCATTCGAACATCCCCAGGTTACCCGGGAAGACCAGCGTACCCTGTTCAGATGGTGGGGTGAAAATGCCTTCATAGCGCATCTGGTGGAACATCACGCGGCACACCAGTTGGTCAAACATGGTGGCACCCCACATATCCGCACCGCTTAGATCTTTTGTCGGACGGAAGCTCAGCTCAGAGAACGGTTGAGTAGGGGTAACGTAATCGCCTTTCGCTGCGCCTTGTGGCACTGGTTTTTCCGGGGCAGGAACCACCAGTTCACCATTACGACGATCGAGCACAAAAATGTTGCCGGTTTTCGCCGGAGCGTAAATGACCGGAACCTTTTGACCGTTAACGGTGATATCCGCCAGCGTCGGCTGTGCCGGAAGATCCATATCCCACAGGTCATGGTGAACGGTCTGGTAACTCCACGCCAGTTTCCCGGTAGTGGCATTCAGCGCCAGAATCGAGCTGGCATAACGTTCCTGTTCCGGTGTGCGGTTACCGCCCCAGATATCCGGCGTGGTCACGCCCATCGGCAGATACACCAGATCCAGCTTCGCGTCATAGGCCGCAGGTGCCCACGAGTTTGGCGAGTTAAAGGTAAAGGTGTGTTCGTCAGACGGGATCGCGTTCGGATCTTTCGCGCCCGGATCAAAAGCCCACAGCAGCTCCCCGGTGTTGACATCAAAACCACGGATCACGCCAGATGTTTCACGGGTTGAGAAGTTATCGGTGACTGAACCAGCCATCACGATGGTTTTATCGGTGATAATCGGCGGCGAAGTCGGCTCATACAGACCCGGTTTGGTATCCGGCATATTGCTTTGCAGATTGAGCACGCCTTTATCGGCGAAGGTTTCACACAGCTTGCCGTTTTCAGCGTTAATCGCAATCAGGCGGCCATCATTCACCGGAAGAATGATACGACGCGGGCAATCCGCCATCACTTCCGGCGAAGCAGTTTCTGCTTTGGCTTCATGATAAGAGACGCCACGACAAGTTACGTGCTGGAAAGACTCGTTGGTTTTCAGCTCAGGATCGTAATGCCATTTCTCTTTGCCGCTGGCGGCATCAAGTGCAAACAGGCGCTGGTGAGCAGTACACAGGTAAAGCGTGTCGCCCACTTTTATTGGCGTCACTTCATTGGTGATTTCGCCCGGATCGTTCGGCTGTTTCACATCGCCCGTGCGAAATACCCAGGCTTCTTTCAGGTTGTGGACGTTATCGGCGTTAATTTGTTTCAGCGGCGAAAAGCGTTGGCCTTCCTGATTGCGACCATAGGCAGGCCAGTCCTGATCGGCAACGGGGGAGATGGCTTCTGCTGGCGTGGCATCGGCGCTTAAGGTGCCGTTGATTTCCTGCGGATCGTTAAATCCGGCCCAGGTGAGGATTCCGCCACTAATCAGCAGTGCGACCACCAGTGCGGCAACTGCGCCGCTGGCAGGAATGACCAGGCGACGCCAGACAAACGGCAGGATCAGCCAGATGCCGAAGAAGACCAGAATGTCGCTGCGCGGAGTCAGCGCCCAGAAGTCGAAACCGACTTCCCAGACGCCCCAAATCATAGTGCCGAGCAGCAGAGCCGCGTATAGCCAAAGCGCGGCGCGTTTACTGCGCCACAGCATCCAGGCGACGCCGAGCATCACAAGGCCTGCAATAGGGTAGTACCAGGAGCCGCCAATCGCGACCAGCCAGCCTCCGCCAATGAGAAGATACAGCCCGCAAAGAGCTGCAAAAAGGGCTGTTAGCGTGACGAGTAATCGTCGCGAGCCGGTATTGTTAATTGCCATAAAGAGACACCATTTCAATTCATTAATATTTTAGTAGCAATTAATTATAGGTTTTAACATGTGTGATCGTCATCACAATTTGAGCTTTATTAACAGATTCCGCCAATGAATAGTTTTACTGGTATACTGCGTGTCTTGCGCTTTGCTGCGGTGCCGAAGCTAGCCCGTGCGAAGTGATTTGTTTTTAAATCATATGGTTAGAGATATGAAACATACTGTAGAAGTAATGATCCCCGAAGCGGAGATTAAAGCGCGTATCGCCGAACTGGGTCGTCAGATTACTGAGCGTTACAAAGACAGCGGCAGCGATATGGTGCTGGTAGGCCTGCTGCGTGGCTCATTTATGTTTATGGCGGACCTGTGCCGTGAAGTTCAGGTATCTCATGAAGTCGACTTTATGACCGCCTCCAGCTACGGTAGCGGCATGTCCACCACCCGTGATGTGAAAATCCTCAAAGATCTGGATGAAGATATCCGTGGCAAGGACGTGCTGATTGTTGAAGATATCATCGACTCCGGTAATACACTGTCGAAAGTGCGTGAAATCTTAAGCCTGCGCGAACCGAAGTCGCTGGCGATTTGTACGCTGCTGGATAAACCGTCCCGCCGTGAAGTGAACGTGCCGGTAGAATTTATCGGTTTCTCGATCCCGGATGAGTTTGTGGTGGGTTACGGTATTGATTACGCACAGCGTTACCGCCATCTGCCGTATATCGGCAAAGTGATTCTGCTGGACGAGTAAGTGCGGATTTGCCGGATGTGTTGCATCCGGCATGGCGAATTTATTTGTGATTGATGTGCTTCAGCTTGAGGTTGGAAATCCCGTGACGGTAACGTTGCTCCAGGGTTTCGCGGTTAGTGGCTGTGACATCCAGGTCACGCAGTAAGCCGTCGTGAATGCCGTAAGCCCAGCCGTGAATGGTGACTTTCTGCCCGCGTTTCCACGCTGATTGCATAATGGTGGAGTGACCCAGGTTATATACCTGTTCCATTACGTTCAGTTCGCACAGGGTATCCAGACGACGCTCTGGCGGCATTTCGCCGAGCAATGAGCTATGTTTGAACCAGATATCGCGGATGTGCAGCAGCCAGTTGTTGATAAGCCCCAGTTCCGGGTTTTCAACAGCAGCTTGCACGCCGCCGCAACCATAGTGGCCACAGATAATAATATGTTCAACTTCGAGAACATCCACTGCATACTGAACCACGGAGAGGCAGTTTAGATCGGTGTGAATGACCAGGTTAGCAACATTACGGTGAACAAAGAGTTCGCCCGGCTCAAGACCGGTTAAACGTTCTGCAGGAACGCGACTGTCGGAACATCCAATCCATAGAAAGCGCGGTTTTTGCGCTTGTGCCAGTTTCTCAAAAAACCCGGGATCCTCTTCCACCAGCATTTTTGACCATAGTGCATTATTGCTGATGAGTGTATCTATGTCTTTCATGGAGGTTAACGACCTGTAACCAAATAATTACGTTTGGCTAATATAGGGCAACTCCGGGACGATTTAAACCACAGATAAAGTGTAAGAACGTAAGGTAAGTAAAAATTTATGACCATTGCACTGGAACTTCAACAGCTTAAAAAAACCTATCCAGGCGGCGTTCAGGCGCTTCGTGGAATAGATTTGCAGGTCGAGGCGGGTGATTTTTATGCGCTTCTGGGGCCGAATGGGGCCGGGAAATCGACCACTATCGGTATTATCAGCTCGCTGGTAAATAAGACCTCCGGGCGCGTCAGCGTATTTGGTTACGATCTTGAAAAAGATGTCGTCAACGCCAAACGCCAGTTGGGGCTGGTGCCGCAGGAATTTAACTTCAACCCGTTTGAAACCGTGCAGCAAATTGTGGTGAATCAGGCGGGGTACTACGGCGTGGAGCGCAAAGAAGCGTACATCCGCAGCGAAAAATATCTTAAACAACTCGATCTATGGGGAAAACGCAACGAACGTGCGCGTATGTTATCTGGCGGGATGAAGCGCCGTTTAATGATTGCCCGTGCGTTAATGCATGAACCTAAACTACTGATTCTCGACGAACCGACCGCAGGCGTGGATATTGAACTTCGCCGCTCAATGTGGGGCTTTTTGAAGGATTTAAACGACAAAGGCACCACCATCATTCTCACCACACACTACCTGGAAGAAGCAGAAATGCTGTGCCGCAATATCGGCATTATTCAACACGGTGAGCTGGTGGAAAATACCTCGATGAAGGCGCTGCTGGCGAAGCTGAAATCGGAAACCTTTATTCTCGATCTCGCACCGAAAAGCCCGTTGCCGAAGCTCGATGGTTATCAGTATCGACTGGTAGATACCGCCACGCTGGAAGTTGAAGTGCTGCGTGAGCAGGGGATCAACAGCGTATTTACGCAGTTAAGCGAGCAGGGCATTCAGGTATTAAGTATGCGTAACAAAGCCAACCGTCTGGAAGAGCTGTTCGTTTCACTGGTTAATGAAAAACAAGGAGATCGCGCATGATGCATCTTTACTGGGTGGCATTAAAAAGCATCTGGGCGAAAGAAATTCATCGCTTTATGCGTATCTGGGTGCAGACGCTGGTGCCACCGGTCATCACCATGACCCTTTACTTTATTATCTTCGGCAACCTGATTGGTTCGCGCATTGGTGATATGCATGGCTTCAGCTATATGCAGTTCATCGTGCCGGGGCTGATCATGATGTCGGTGATCACCAATGCCTACGCCAACGTTGCATCATCATTTTTTGGTGCCAAGTTCCAGCGTAATATTGAAGAGTTGCTGGTCGCTCCGGTTCCAACGCACGTGATTATCGCCGGATATGTCGGCGGTGGTGTTGCGCGTGGGTTGTTTGTTGGCATTCTGGTGACGGCGATTTCGCTGTTCTTTGTGCCGTTTCAGGTGCATTCGTGGGTATTCGTTGCCTTAACCCTGGTGCTCACGGCGGTGTTGTTCTCCCTTGCGGGTTTGCTGAACGGTGTGTTTGCCAAAACGTTCGATGACATCAGCCTGGTGCCAACCTTTGTATTAACGCCACTCACGTATTTGGGCGGGGTCTTTTACTCCCTGACTTTGCTGCCGCCGTTCTGGCAGGGACTGTCGCATCTGAACCCAATCGTTTATATGATCAGTGGATTCCGCTACGGCTTCCTCGGCATTAATGATGTGCCGCTGGTCACGACTTTTGGCGTGCTGGTTGTTTTTATTATTGCGTTTTATCTGATCTGCTGGTCGCTGATCCAGCGTGGGCGCGGCTTGCGTAGCTAAGTCGCTCTCCTCTCCTCCGGATACGGGGGAGGGGAGTTTTGACGGCTATCACCCTTTATCAATACTGGTCAGGGTAGACTGATTTTCGGCTAAGGAGGAAGGCGATGTTAGGTTGGGTTATTACCTGTCACGACGATAGGGCGCAAGAGATACTGGATGCGCTGGAAAAAAAACATGGCGCACTTATCCAGTGCCGGGCAGTGAATTTCTGGCGCGGGTTAAGTTCAAATATGCTCAGCCGCATGATGTGCGATGCTCTGCATGAAACTGATTCTGGCGATGGGGTGATTTTTTTAACCGATATAGCAGGCGCTGCACCTTATCGTGTTGCGTCGTTATTAAGCCACAAGCATTCTCGTTGTGAAGTCATTTCTGGGGTGACGTTACCGTTAATTGAGCAGATGCTCCCCTGTCGGGAGACAATGTCCAGTGCGGCATTTCGAGAGCATATCGTGGCATCAGGAGCACCTGAAGTCAGTAGCCTCTGGCATCAGCAACAAAAGAATCCCCCTTTTGTCCTCAAGCACAATTGGTTCGAGTATTAAATCGCATTCTGATTTTGCTACACTAACTGCGTTGTTTCTCGCCTGGTAGTTTCCTCATGATTAAAAAGATAATTTTCCTGGTGCTGCTGGTTTCATCTGCTGTCAGCGCAGCACTTCCCACGCGTTATATGCAAACCACTCAGGATGCGACTATCTGGGGAAAAATTGGCGACAACACGGTAACCGTCGGTAACATTCGTGCCGGGCAGATTATTTCGGTCATCCCAACCACAGCCGATTATTATGAATTCAATTTTGGTTTTGCTACGGGGTATATTGATAAAGGTCATCTTGAACCTGTACAAGGGCGGCAAAAAGTTGAAGATGGTCTGGGTGATCTGAATAAACCACTGAGCAACCAAAATCTTATTACCTGGAAAGATACGCCGGTATATAACGCGCCCGATGCAGGCAGTGCGCCATTTGGCGTGCTGGCCGATAACTTGCGTTATCCCATTATCAGTAAATTGAAAGATCGCCTGAATCAAACCTGGTATCAAATTCGTATTGGCGAACGTCTGGCCTATATCAGCGCGCTGGATGCGCAGCAGGATAACGGTATTCCTGTATTGACCTACCATCATATTTTACGCGATGAAGAGAATACCCGTTTTCGCCATACGTCGACCACAACGTCGGTACGTGCATTCAATAACCAGATGACCTGGTTGCGCGACAGGGGATATACCACGTTGACCTTGTATCAACTGGAAGGATATCTGCGTAATTCGATGAATCTCCCCGCTCGCGCGGTTGTGTTGACATTTGATGATGGTTTGAAGTCGGTGAGTCGTTATGCATACCCCATTCTGAAACAATACGGTATGAAGGCGACGGCATTTATTATTACCTCGCGTATTAAACGCCATCCACAAAAATGGAATCCACAGTCGTTACAGTTTATGAGTATTTCTGAACTGCATGATGTCAGCGATGTTTTTGATTTCCAGTCACATACCCATTTTTTACATCGGGTTGATGGTTATCGCCGACCCATATTACTTAGCCGCAGTGAGCATAATATTTTATTTGATTTTGAACGTTCACGTCGGGCGCTGACGCAATTTAATCCGCATGTATTGTATCTTTCTTATCCGTTTGGCGGATTTAATGACAAAGCGGTTAAAGCGGCAAATGATGCCGGATTTCATCTGGCGGTGACGACCATGAAAGGTAAAGTAAAACTGGGGGATAATCCCTTGTTGCTAAAACGGCTTTATATCTTAAGAACAGATTCGCTGGAGACGATGTCGCGGCTGGTGAGTAACCAGCCGCAGGGGTGATTATCAGGCAACCTGAACCGGGATCGCTTTCGCGGTACGTTTCATTTCGTTGTCGCCTTCAAAGTAGGCAACGTTGGGGCGCCAGGTGCGGGCTTCGGCATCTGGCATAGTGACGAAGCTGGCGATGATGACAATATCGCCGACGCTGGCGCAGTGAGCCGCCGCGCCGTTGACAGAAATAATTCTCGAACCGCGCTCTGCCGCGATGGCGTAGGTGGAGAAACGCTTGCCGTTGGTGACATTCCAGATATCAATGGCTTCGTTTTCGAGAATACCGGCTGCGTCAAGAAAATCCTGGTCAATGGCGCAAGAACCTTCATAGTGCAGGTCCGCATGAGTCACTTTCACGCGGTGGAGTTTGCCCTGCAGCATCGTGCGAATCATAACTTCTACCTTTCTACCCTGTCGTTAACGAAGCAGGCGGAGCCTGCTTTGAGAAAATTCTCACGCAGTATTGCCCGATTTTTGTTTAGTGTCTACTCATCTGACGGCATTTGCATCAGCAGTTTGCGTACCGCGCCGAAGCCCGCCATGCAACGCCTGTAACCGATTGAAATTTCTCTGAACGCAGCTCGGTAAACAATAAAGAGGCGGCTGACGACTGCGCGCCTTGACTGGATACTGCCTTCACGCAAGACAACACGGAAGGCAGGTAAGATGGACGCACCAAGTACCACGCCGCATGACGCGGTGTTTAAACAATTTTTAATGCATGCGGATACCGCTCGCGACTTCCTCGACATACACCTGCCTGAGGAATTGCGTGAGATCTGCGATCTCAACACGCTGCATCTGGAGTCGGGGAGTTTCATCGAAGAAAGCCTGAAAGGGCACAGCACCGACGTGCTCTATTCCGTGCAAATGCTGGGTAATCCCGGCTATCTGTATGTCGTGATTGAACATCAAAGCAAGCCGGACAAAAAAATGGCCTTTCGCATGATGCGCTACTCTATTGCCGCCATGCACCGACATCTGGAGGCTGACCACGATAAGCTGCCGCTGGTGGTGCCGATTCTGTTTTATCAGGGCGAGGCCACGCCTTACCCGCTCTCAATGTGCTGGTTTGATATGTTTTACTCACCGGAACTGGCGCGACGTGTCTATAACAACCCTTTCACGCTGGTGGATATCACTATCACGCCGGATGACGAGATCATGCAGCATCGGCGGATTGCGATTCTCGAACTGCTGCAAAAACATATTCGCCAGCGCGACTTAATGTTATTGCTGGAGCAACTGGTCACGCTGATTGACGAAGGGTACACTAACGGAAGTCAGTTAGTTGCCATGCAAAACTATATGCTGCAACGCGGTCATACTGAACAAGCGGATTTGTTTTACGGTGTGGTGAGAGACAGGGAATCGGGAGGGGAGTCTATGATGACGTTGGCGCAGTGGTTTGAAGAGAAGGGGATTGAGAAGGGAATTGAGAAGGGGATACAGCAGGGAATTGAGAAGATGGCCCATCGTCTTCTGAGTAAAGGAATGTCTCGGGAAGACGTTGCAGAGATGGCAAATTTACCTCTTGCCGAGATTGATAAGCTAATTAACTCTAACTAAATTGCCTGCGATATGAATAATCGCTTACAGACGTCATCGCCATGACGTGGGCAAATGAATAACTGGCGCCATCAGCCGTAGCGCCAGTTAAGTATTACGCCAGTTCGACTATTTTATTGTCGATCAGGCGAGCATCGCCAAGCCAGGCTGCTACCAGAATCACGGCGCGTTTACTGTTTTCAGTGACTTCCAGCAACGTGTCAGCATCACGAATCTGAATATCATCGGCGCGGAAACCTTTTTCATTCAGTTCTTGCCCGGCAATGGCAATAATTTCATCGAGATCCCGCTCTCCAGCCTGCAATTTGTCGGCAATCGAACTTAAAACCTTGTACAGGCCTGGCGCAATTTTGCGTTGTTCTGCCGTCAGATAACCATTACGGGAACTGAGCGCCAGACCGTCTTTCGCGCGCATAATCGGCACACCGACAATCTCAATATCAAAGCCCATATCGGCAACCATTTTGCGGATCAGCGCCAGTTGCTGAAAATCTTTTTCACCGAAGCAGGCGATGTCCGGCTGGACAAGGTTGAACAGTTTGCTGACGATGGTCGAAACGCCACGGAAATGCCCTGGGCGGCTGGCACCTTCCAGCATGGTGGAAAGACCGGGAACATCAACATAGGTGTGGGTTTCTGTACCGTTCGGGTAGATCTCTTTTACTGATGGAGCGAAAACCAGATCCACTTTACGTTTATTCAGCTTCTCGCAGTCTTCCTGCAAGGTGCGTGGATAGCGAGCCAGATCTTCCGGGCGATCGAACTGCATCGGGTTAACGAAAATACTGACGACGACCACATCGGCGCGGGCTTTCGCTTCATCGACCAGCTTCATATGACCATCGTGCAGGTTACCCATGGTAGGCACCAGCGCCACACGCTTGCCTTCCATACGCAGGCGGCGGATTTGCTGACGCAGCAGCGGCAGAGTTTCGATAATTAACACAACGTGACTCCTTAATGGAAACTGTGTTCTTCGCCCGGATAAGCGCCGGACTCCACTTCAGCCATATACTGCCGTACAGCAGCGCGGATGTCGCCCGCTTCGGCAAGGAAATTTTTGGCGAATTTAGGTATGTGACCACCGGTTATGCCGAATGCGTCGTGCATCACGAGGATTTGTCCGTCGGTTACATTCCCCGCGCCAATACCGATAACCGGAATCGCCAGCGCCTCGGTAATACGTTTTGCCAGCTCAACCGGTACGCATTCCAGCACCAGCAACTGTGCCCCAGCGGCTTCTAAGGCTAAGGCGTCATTAAGTAAACGGTCGCCTGCATCGCCACGCCCTTGCACTTTATAACCACCGAAAATATTCACTGACTGTGGCGTTAAGCCCAAATGCCCACAAACAGGAACTGCGCGTTCGGTCAGCATTTGAACTGTTTCTACCAGCCAGGCACCGCCTTCGATTTTGACCATATTCGCACCCGCGCGCATGACAGTTGCGGCGTTTTCAAATGCTTGTTCAGGAGTGGCATAAGCCATAAATGGCAGGTCAGCCAGCAGCAGACAGTTTGGCGCACCGCGACGAACGGCGGCAGTGTGGTAGGCGATATCTTCCACAGTGACAGGGAGGGTGGAGTCATGGCCCTGAACCGTCATTCCAAGGGAATCCCCCACCAGCATGACGTTAATTCCTTCGTCGGCAAACAATTTTGCAAAGCTATAGTCGTAAGCAGTGATGGTGGCGAAGCGTTTTTTTTCCTGTTTACATTTTTGCAGCAGGGAAATGGTAGTTGGTTTCATAACGTGTCCTGATGGCTAATGTCAGATCTGTTGGCATTCTATCAGTCGTATTAAGGGGGGCAATCGTTTTAGTGGGTCACATCGTCAGTTGCCTGACGATGTGTTTGGCTTGTCAAGGGTAGGTAATCTGGAATCTGCCGGTGGCTTCGAAATCGCCTGCTTTTATCGTACTATTCCCGTCTTGCTTCAATGTCGCCTGAAATTCAAGGGGCTGTGTTGTGCCTTGACCTTTTCCGGGGTAAATCCCCCCTGATGAATCAATCTCGCTTTCATACGCTTTATAAACAGACGTTCCTACATTAGGCTCAAGAACCATTTTTCCATTAACACTGTTTTTTAAGCCTTCAATAAGTACGCCGACGCCCTCTGCTGCACCGTTACCTTGCAGGGTATTGGCGAGTAACTTTTTATTCTGTTGCCCTATTTTTGCAGAGGTCATTTTGGTTTCAATATTTTGTACTCGAATACAGTTTTGCAATGTTATCTGAAAAGGCACAGGCGTTGCGCCATTTTTAATTTGACTGACTTCGTAGCTCCCCAATGCGACAGTTGAGTTCTGGACGGTATCTCCTGTTACAACTGAAGAAAAACATGTAGGAAGCGATAGTTTTACATTACTTAAATTAAAGTTGATATAGATAGGCCCGCTGTATCCCTGGATCGCTGAGCCGGCGTCTTCGGCTTTAAAACGATAAATATAATCACTTGTGCTCAGTAATGTGATATTTTGGGTTGCTGTAGGCGCAAACGTGGCATCTGTATAAAATTCAACGGTAAAAGTCTGGAATATTCCTCCTAATCCCCAAAATTGTGGATAGTTATTATCCATGTCTTTACATCTTCTTTCCATATCGGCGTCATGGAATACAAAGTGAAATTTTTGCGCTTCTGTATCCCCGATATATATTTCAGAAACATCTGCTCTTGTATTATAAGCTGACCATATAGCTGAAATTTTTAATGTGTAATAAAGTCCGGTAACAGATGTTTTGAATAATTTATGTCCGCCATAAGAGAGTCCGGAGTCGACCATTGCATTTCGTATCGTCATCGGGCCACCAGAGGCGCTCTTATGTGCTGTACAATAAAGAACACCATTAGAAGCTGTATCCTGACCCTCCCAGTATAATTGTACCCCAGTAGGACCCAACGATTTCGGGCGATAAAACACCAGACTATTATTTCCAGGATACATAAAATTTACGCGACCATCTCTGTCTGGTGGAGTCGCGCCGGCACCCACAATAAAATCAATTTTTGCGTAACAAACAGAACTAAAC
It encodes:
- the gcd gene encoding quinoprotein glucose dehydrogenase → MAINNTGSRRLLVTLTALFAALCGLYLLIGGGWLVAIGGSWYYPIAGLVMLGVAWMLWRSKRAALWLYAALLLGTMIWGVWEVGFDFWALTPRSDILVFFGIWLILPFVWRRLVIPASGAVAALVVALLISGGILTWAGFNDPQEINGTLSADATPAEAISPVADQDWPAYGRNQEGQRFSPLKQINADNVHNLKEAWVFRTGDVKQPNDPGEITNEVTPIKVGDTLYLCTAHQRLFALDAASGKEKWHYDPELKTNESFQHVTCRGVSYHEAKAETASPEVMADCPRRIILPVNDGRLIAINAENGKLCETFADKGVLNLQSNMPDTKPGLYEPTSPPIITDKTIVMAGSVTDNFSTRETSGVIRGFDVNTGELLWAFDPGAKDPNAIPSDEHTFTFNSPNSWAPAAYDAKLDLVYLPMGVTTPDIWGGNRTPEQERYASSILALNATTGKLAWSYQTVHHDLWDMDLPAQPTLADITVNGQKVPVIYAPAKTGNIFVLDRRNGELVVPAPEKPVPQGAAKGDYVTPTQPFSELSFRPTKDLSGADMWGATMFDQLVCRVMFHQMRYEGIFTPPSEQGTLVFPGNLGMFEWGGISVDPNREVAIANPMALPFVSKLIPRGPGNPMEQPKDAKGTGTESGIQPQYGVPYGVTLNPFLSPFGLPCKQPAWGYISALDLKTNEVVWKKRIGTPQDSMPFPMPVPVPFNMGMPMLGGPISTAGNVLFIAATADNYLRAYNMSNGEKLWQGRLPAGGQATPMTYEVNGKQYVVISAGGHGSFGTKMGDYIVAYALPDDVK
- the hpt gene encoding hypoxanthine phosphoribosyltransferase, whose product is MKHTVEVMIPEAEIKARIAELGRQITERYKDSGSDMVLVGLLRGSFMFMADLCREVQVSHEVDFMTASSYGSGMSTTRDVKILKDLDEDIRGKDVLIVEDIIDSGNTLSKVREILSLREPKSLAICTLLDKPSRREVNVPVEFIGFSIPDEFVVGYGIDYAQRYRHLPYIGKVILLDE
- the can gene encoding carbonate dehydratase; this translates as MKDIDTLISNNALWSKMLVEEDPGFFEKLAQAQKPRFLWIGCSDSRVPAERLTGLEPGELFVHRNVANLVIHTDLNCLSVVQYAVDVLEVEHIIICGHYGCGGVQAAVENPELGLINNWLLHIRDIWFKHSSLLGEMPPERRLDTLCELNVMEQVYNLGHSTIMQSAWKRGQKVTIHGWAYGIHDGLLRDLDVTATNRETLEQRYRHGISNLKLKHINHK
- a CDS encoding ABC transporter ATP-binding protein, translating into MTIALELQQLKKTYPGGVQALRGIDLQVEAGDFYALLGPNGAGKSTTIGIISSLVNKTSGRVSVFGYDLEKDVVNAKRQLGLVPQEFNFNPFETVQQIVVNQAGYYGVERKEAYIRSEKYLKQLDLWGKRNERARMLSGGMKRRLMIARALMHEPKLLILDEPTAGVDIELRRSMWGFLKDLNDKGTTIILTTHYLEEAEMLCRNIGIIQHGELVENTSMKALLAKLKSETFILDLAPKSPLPKLDGYQYRLVDTATLEVEVLREQGINSVFTQLSEQGIQVLSMRNKANRLEELFVSLVNEKQGDRA
- a CDS encoding ABC transporter permease, yielding MMHLYWVALKSIWAKEIHRFMRIWVQTLVPPVITMTLYFIIFGNLIGSRIGDMHGFSYMQFIVPGLIMMSVITNAYANVASSFFGAKFQRNIEELLVAPVPTHVIIAGYVGGGVARGLFVGILVTAISLFFVPFQVHSWVFVALTLVLTAVLFSLAGLLNGVFAKTFDDISLVPTFVLTPLTYLGGVFYSLTLLPPFWQGLSHLNPIVYMISGFRYGFLGINDVPLVTTFGVLVVFIIAFYLICWSLIQRGRGLRS
- a CDS encoding PTS sugar transporter subunit IIA — encoded protein: MLGWVITCHDDRAQEILDALEKKHGALIQCRAVNFWRGLSSNMLSRMMCDALHETDSGDGVIFLTDIAGAAPYRVASLLSHKHSRCEVISGVTLPLIEQMLPCRETMSSAAFREHIVASGAPEVSSLWHQQQKNPPFVLKHNWFEY
- a CDS encoding polysaccharide deacetylase family protein, whose product is MIKKIIFLVLLVSSAVSAALPTRYMQTTQDATIWGKIGDNTVTVGNIRAGQIISVIPTTADYYEFNFGFATGYIDKGHLEPVQGRQKVEDGLGDLNKPLSNQNLITWKDTPVYNAPDAGSAPFGVLADNLRYPIISKLKDRLNQTWYQIRIGERLAYISALDAQQDNGIPVLTYHHILRDEENTRFRHTSTTTSVRAFNNQMTWLRDRGYTTLTLYQLEGYLRNSMNLPARAVVLTFDDGLKSVSRYAYPILKQYGMKATAFIITSRIKRHPQKWNPQSLQFMSISELHDVSDVFDFQSHTHFLHRVDGYRRPILLSRSEHNILFDFERSRRALTQFNPHVLYLSYPFGGFNDKAVKAANDAGFHLAVTTMKGKVKLGDNPLLLKRLYILRTDSLETMSRLVSNQPQG
- the panD gene encoding aspartate 1-decarboxylase, whose translation is MIRTMLQGKLHRVKVTHADLHYEGSCAIDQDFLDAAGILENEAIDIWNVTNGKRFSTYAIAAERGSRIISVNGAAAHCASVGDIVIIASFVTMPDAEARTWRPNVAYFEGDNEMKRTAKAIPVQVA
- a CDS encoding Rpn family recombination-promoting nuclease/putative transposase, producing the protein MDAPSTTPHDAVFKQFLMHADTARDFLDIHLPEELREICDLNTLHLESGSFIEESLKGHSTDVLYSVQMLGNPGYLYVVIEHQSKPDKKMAFRMMRYSIAAMHRHLEADHDKLPLVVPILFYQGEATPYPLSMCWFDMFYSPELARRVYNNPFTLVDITITPDDEIMQHRRIAILELLQKHIRQRDLMLLLEQLVTLIDEGYTNGSQLVAMQNYMLQRGHTEQADLFYGVVRDRESGGESMMTLAQWFEEKGIEKGIEKGIQQGIEKMAHRLLSKGMSREDVAEMANLPLAEIDKLINSN
- the panC gene encoding pantoate--beta-alanine ligase, whose amino-acid sequence is MLIIETLPLLRQQIRRLRMEGKRVALVPTMGNLHDGHMKLVDEAKARADVVVVSIFVNPMQFDRPEDLARYPRTLQEDCEKLNKRKVDLVFAPSVKEIYPNGTETHTYVDVPGLSTMLEGASRPGHFRGVSTIVSKLFNLVQPDIACFGEKDFQQLALIRKMVADMGFDIEIVGVPIMRAKDGLALSSRNGYLTAEQRKIAPGLYKVLSSIADKLQAGERDLDEIIAIAGQELNEKGFRADDIQIRDADTLLEVTENSKRAVILVAAWLGDARLIDNKIVELA
- the panB gene encoding 3-methyl-2-oxobutanoate hydroxymethyltransferase: MKPTTISLLQKCKQEKKRFATITAYDYSFAKLFADEGINVMLVGDSLGMTVQGHDSTLPVTVEDIAYHTAAVRRGAPNCLLLADLPFMAYATPEQAFENAATVMRAGANMVKIEGGAWLVETVQMLTERAVPVCGHLGLTPQSVNIFGGYKVQGRGDAGDRLLNDALALEAAGAQLLVLECVPVELAKRITEALAIPVIGIGAGNVTDGQILVMHDAFGITGGHIPKFAKNFLAEAGDIRAAVRQYMAEVESGAYPGEEHSFH